A region of Paenibacillus thiaminolyticus DNA encodes the following proteins:
- a CDS encoding sporulation protein: protein MSMFNRFLASAMYGGSQIDTLLERGRYAPGEQMRGIVKLRGGPLSRRIEGIQLLLQTDYAEPYLPDGMSRICTLMRYPVCSYVSVEPMEARELPFCVQLPAHLPLTIGDTSVWLQTAMETEEAREPSDEDRIEVIPSVEQSIVIDAVNRLGFRLRSVHSVPWNGSGFSSFVQPFEFFAASSFQELISVLRLVFRRGAEGMELFVYTEPAWEEMRENPLAAPLEADHRIKHYKLSDMEWRLLGAEELAEELAEWIRIQYGYVT from the coding sequence ATGTCCATGTTCAATCGTTTCTTGGCAAGCGCGATGTACGGAGGAAGCCAGATTGATACCTTGCTGGAGCGGGGGCGTTATGCGCCGGGCGAGCAGATGCGCGGCATCGTGAAGCTTCGCGGCGGCCCCTTGTCCCGAAGAATTGAAGGGATTCAGTTGCTTTTGCAGACCGATTATGCGGAGCCGTACCTTCCGGACGGCATGTCGAGGATCTGTACGTTGATGCGTTATCCCGTGTGTTCCTATGTGAGCGTGGAGCCGATGGAGGCGAGGGAGCTTCCTTTTTGTGTCCAGCTTCCGGCCCATTTGCCCTTGACTATCGGAGATACGTCCGTCTGGCTGCAGACGGCGATGGAGACCGAAGAGGCGAGGGAGCCTTCGGATGAGGATCGGATTGAAGTGATTCCGAGCGTGGAGCAGAGTATCGTCATCGATGCGGTGAACCGGTTGGGCTTCCGTCTGCGAAGCGTTCATTCTGTTCCTTGGAATGGAAGCGGTTTCTCTTCATTCGTGCAGCCTTTTGAATTCTTCGCCGCCTCTTCCTTCCAAGAATTGATCTCGGTTCTGCGGCTTGTCTTTCGGCGAGGGGCGGAGGGGATGGAGCTGTTCGTCTATACGGAGCCGGCATGGGAAGAAATGAGGGAGAATCCGCTGGCCGCTCCCCTCGAAGCCGACCATAGAATCAAGCATTACAAGTTGTCGGATATGG